A portion of the Pseudarthrobacter sp. L1SW genome contains these proteins:
- a CDS encoding DUF3000 domain-containing protein — protein sequence MNALDQVPPEFLHALGTLRKAQCRRELRLAEIPAPARLAPFAVALGAEVFAPGSGHPGTPLHGPAAMALAAASGTEDEDGLELATGRFILLHDPEGSEVWDGEFRIVTYIRAELEPEMGNDEMLGTVAWTWLVEALENHKAPYRAAGGTATRVLSESFGTLSERPGSIDIELRASWTPATSDVKAHLEAWSDMVCTFAGLPPLPDGVTPLTLRRRN from the coding sequence GTGAACGCACTTGACCAGGTTCCCCCGGAATTTCTCCACGCCTTGGGAACCCTCAGGAAAGCCCAGTGCCGCCGGGAACTCCGCCTGGCGGAGATCCCCGCGCCGGCCCGGTTGGCGCCCTTTGCCGTGGCCCTTGGCGCAGAAGTTTTCGCCCCCGGCTCCGGTCACCCTGGCACCCCACTCCACGGCCCCGCCGCCATGGCTCTCGCTGCGGCCTCAGGCACGGAAGACGAGGACGGGCTGGAGTTGGCAACGGGGCGATTCATCCTCCTCCACGATCCAGAGGGCTCCGAAGTCTGGGACGGGGAATTCCGGATCGTCACCTATATCCGTGCGGAACTGGAACCCGAGATGGGCAACGACGAAATGCTCGGAACAGTCGCCTGGACCTGGCTGGTGGAGGCGCTGGAGAACCACAAGGCGCCTTACAGGGCAGCGGGCGGCACCGCCACGCGGGTCCTCTCGGAGAGTTTCGGGACCCTGTCCGAACGGCCAGGCTCCATCGACATCGAACTGAGGGCCTCCTGGACGCCCGCCACCTCCGACGTCAAGGCCCACCTCGAGGCCTGGTCCGACATGGTCTGCACCTTCGCCGGGCTGCCGCCCCTTCCGGACGGCGTGACGCCGCTGACGCTGCGCCGCCGGAACTGA